In one Streptomyces venezuelae genomic region, the following are encoded:
- a CDS encoding glycerophosphodiester phosphodiesterase produces MYARAAATTAALLGAGALVLPTATASAQTPAPSTVKHDRPLVVAHRGASAYAPENTFAAIDKARAMGFRWVENDVQRTKDGELVIMHDDTLKRTTNVEEVYPGRSPWKVKDFTAAEIAKLDAGSWFSEKYAGQRVPTLKQYMRRVSHNHQSLVFEFKKPELYPGIEKQGLRVLRNEGWLDKHHVKSKLVIQSFSADSVKTVHKLRPDVKTGFLGTPSVAELPAYARFADQINSSHTTISAAYVSAIHALKGPHGKPLEIFTWTVNDAPNAKRAAGFGVNGIITNTPDVVRKALRED; encoded by the coding sequence GTGTACGCACGTGCTGCCGCCACCACCGCTGCCCTTCTGGGAGCCGGTGCACTCGTCCTCCCCACCGCCACCGCCAGCGCGCAGACCCCGGCGCCGAGCACCGTCAAGCACGACCGGCCGCTGGTCGTCGCCCACCGCGGCGCATCGGCCTACGCCCCCGAGAACACCTTCGCGGCCATCGACAAGGCCCGCGCCATGGGGTTCCGCTGGGTCGAGAACGACGTCCAGCGCACCAAGGACGGCGAACTGGTGATCATGCACGACGACACCCTGAAGCGGACGACGAACGTCGAGGAGGTCTACCCCGGCCGCTCCCCCTGGAAGGTCAAGGACTTCACGGCGGCCGAGATAGCCAAGCTCGACGCGGGCAGCTGGTTCAGCGAGAAGTACGCGGGGCAGCGCGTCCCGACCCTCAAGCAGTACATGCGCCGGGTCTCGCACAACCACCAGAGCCTGGTCTTCGAGTTCAAGAAGCCCGAGCTGTACCCCGGCATCGAGAAGCAGGGCCTGCGCGTCCTGCGCAACGAGGGCTGGCTCGACAAGCACCACGTGAAGAGCAAGCTGGTCATCCAGAGCTTCAGTGCGGACAGTGTGAAGACGGTGCACAAGCTGCGGCCCGACGTGAAGACCGGTTTCCTCGGCACCCCGTCGGTCGCCGAGCTGCCCGCCTACGCGCGCTTCGCCGACCAGATCAACTCGTCGCACACGACCATCTCGGCCGCGTACGTCTCCGCGATCCACGCCCTCAAGGGCCCGCACGGCAAGCCGCTGGAAATCTTCACGTGGACCGTGAACGACGCCCCGAACGCCAAGCGGGCCGCGGGCTTCGGCGTGAACGGGATCATCACCAACACGCCGGACGTCGTGCGCAAGGCGCTGCGCGAGGACTGA
- a CDS encoding MHYT domain-containing protein, producing MQGTVDGFSYGVVTPVVAYLMACLGGALGLRCTTRSLLVEHSWRPGWLALGSAAIGSGIWTMHFVAMMGFTVEEAPIHYDKPLTFASLAVAIVMVGIGIFIVGYRGATGTALFTGGTVTGLGVATMHYLGMAGMRLRGTLEYNTLTVAASVVIAMVAATAALWAAGQVRGILWSLGASLVMGLAVSGMHYMGMAGLSVHLHGSGAAPPGDSPAEILAPMMIGPLAFLLLAGVIVMFDPLMVMGGQADVRNPANGSRTRQAYPVPRSGDRHVPVPRRRTRPRSRTRPGSRSPQNW from the coding sequence ATGCAGGGCACGGTCGACGGGTTCAGCTACGGAGTCGTCACGCCGGTGGTGGCCTACCTCATGGCGTGTCTGGGAGGGGCGCTCGGGCTGCGCTGCACGACCAGATCGCTCCTCGTCGAGCACTCGTGGCGGCCCGGCTGGCTGGCGCTCGGCTCGGCCGCGATCGGCTCCGGGATCTGGACCATGCACTTCGTGGCGATGATGGGCTTCACCGTCGAGGAGGCCCCGATCCACTACGACAAGCCGCTGACCTTCGCGAGTCTCGCCGTCGCCATCGTCATGGTCGGCATCGGGATCTTCATCGTCGGCTACCGCGGCGCGACGGGCACCGCCCTCTTCACCGGCGGGACGGTCACGGGACTCGGCGTCGCCACCATGCACTACCTGGGTATGGCCGGTATGCGTCTGCGCGGGACGCTGGAGTACAACACCCTGACCGTCGCCGCGTCCGTGGTGATCGCCATGGTCGCCGCGACCGCCGCGCTCTGGGCGGCCGGACAGGTCAGAGGGATCCTGTGGAGCCTCGGTGCCAGCCTCGTCATGGGCCTGGCCGTGAGCGGCATGCACTACATGGGCATGGCGGGCCTCAGCGTCCATCTGCACGGCTCGGGTGCCGCCCCGCCCGGCGACTCGCCCGCCGAGATCCTCGCGCCCATGATGATCGGGCCGCTCGCCTTCCTGCTCCTCGCGGGCGTCATCGTGATGTTCGACCCGCTCATGGTGATGGGCGGCCAGGCGGACGTCAGGAACCCCGCGAACGGCAGCCGCACCCGGCAGGCCTACCCCGTCCCGCGCTCCGGCGACCGCCATGTGCCGGTCCCCCGCCGCAGGACCCGCCCCCGCTCCCGAACCCGCCCCGGCTCCCGCAGCCCGCAGAACTGGTGA
- a CDS encoding methylated-DNA--[protein]-cysteine S-methyltransferase: MNAMAQDQRAAVWAVVDSDIGPLLLVATGEGLVTVGFHATEAVREKTLDRLGSRLGAEPVHAPDSPLLAGPTAQLREYFAGDRHDFELPLDWSMVTGFNRQVLRELADGVPYGAVVGYGDLARRVGSPGAAQAVGLAMGANPLPVVVPCHRVVESDGGIGGFGGGLETKRQLLALEGVLPQPLF, from the coding sequence ATGAACGCCATGGCGCAGGACCAGCGTGCGGCCGTGTGGGCCGTCGTCGACAGCGACATCGGACCGCTGCTGCTCGTCGCGACCGGCGAAGGCCTGGTCACCGTGGGCTTCCACGCCACGGAGGCGGTGCGCGAGAAGACCCTGGACCGGCTCGGCTCCCGCCTGGGTGCCGAGCCGGTCCACGCACCGGACTCGCCCCTGCTCGCCGGGCCGACGGCGCAGCTCCGGGAGTACTTCGCGGGCGACCGGCACGACTTCGAGCTGCCGCTCGACTGGTCCATGGTCACCGGCTTCAACCGCCAGGTGCTGCGCGAACTCGCGGACGGGGTGCCGTACGGGGCAGTGGTGGGCTACGGGGACCTCGCCCGCCGCGTCGGCAGTCCGGGCGCGGCCCAGGCCGTGGGGCTCGCGATGGGCGCCAATCCGCTGCCGGTCGTGGTGCCGTGCCACCGCGTGGTCGAGAGCGACGGCGGAATAGGCGGCTTCGGAGGCGGCCTGGAGACCAAGCGGCAGCTGCTCGCCCTCGAAGGGGTGCTCCCCCAGCCACTGTTCTGA